From Diospyros lotus cultivar Yz01 chromosome 4, ASM1463336v1, whole genome shotgun sequence, a single genomic window includes:
- the LOC127799323 gene encoding RNA-binding protein involved in heterochromatin assembly dri1 isoform X1, translating to MGGEGREGDWDCSGCGNRNYAFRSFCNRCKQPRLLVDTKTPADSKWLPRIGDWICVGCTNNNYASREKCKKCGQPREVAAMPAIAMPGASLQTHPHYFARALGVPEQNMNIGLLSNVALQQSLSLGSNWSLGGADKYGVQPADKYGIQQANLYANQANPLLMVPKGWRNGDWICSCGFHNYASRGQCKKCNASMPPALGTKRLASDEVHDWDNKRLNAGQTLGLQHAYPAFDQAAVSGGNQTTGLHAPPYPSGSSAGAPGLQVNFTFPNAAAATPTLLGKGAKQWRDGDWMCTNCNNHNYASRSKCNRCNTQKDASAQRVSVGQL from the exons atgggaggagaagggagagaagggGATTGGGACTGCAGCGGATGCGGGAACCGGAACTACGCGTTCAGATCGTTCTGCAACAGATGCAAGCAGCCACGGCTTCTGGTCGACACCAAAACTCCCGCCGATTCCAAATGGCTGCCCCGGATCGGAGACTGGATTTGCGTCG GTTGCACTAACAACAATTATGCATCAAGAGAGAAGTGTAAAAAGTGCGGGCAACCAAGGGAGGTAGCAGCAATGCCAGCAATTGCAATGCCTGGAGCTTCTCTGCAAACTCATCCGCATTATTTTGCCAGGGCCCTGGGAGTACCAgaacaaaatatgaatattgGATTATTGAGCAATGTAGCACTCCAGCAGTCACTATCTTTGGGCTCTAATTGGTCTTTAGGAGGGGCTGATAAATATGGAGTGCAGCCAGCTGATAAGTATGGAATTCAGCAGGCAAACCTATATGCGAACCAAGCAAACCCATTGCTGATGGTTCCTAAAGGATGGCGAAATGGTGACTGGATCTGCAGTTGTGGCTTTCACAACTATGCTTCTCGTGGTCAG TGCAAAAAATGCAATGCTTCTATGCCACCAG CATTGGGAACAAAGCGATTAGCATCTGATGAAGTTCATGACTGGGATAACAAAAGACTGAATGCAGGACAG ACACTTGGACTGCAGCATGCATACCCAGCATTTGATCAAGCAGCTGTTTCTGGTGGCAACCAAACAACTGGCTTACATGCCCCTCCCTATCCCAGTGGAAGCTCAGCAGGAGCTCCAGGTTTACAAGTCAATTTTACTTTTCCGAATGCAGCAGCAGCAACGCCTACACTCCTTGGCAAAGG AGCAAAGCAATGGCGTGATGGGGATTGGATGTGCACAAACTGCAACAATCACAATTATGCATCTCGATCCAAATGTAATAG GTGCAACACCCAGAAAGATGCATCTGCTCAGCGGGTCAGCGTCGGGCAGCTGTAA
- the LOC127799323 gene encoding RNA-binding protein involved in heterochromatin assembly dri1 isoform X3: MREPELRVQIVLQQMQAATASGRHQNSRRFQMAAPDRRLDLRRALGVPEQNMNIGLLSNVALQQSLSLGSNWSLGGADKYGVQPADKYGIQQANLYANQANPLLMVPKGWRNGDWICSCGFHNYASRGQCKKCNASMPPALGTKRLASDEVHDWDNKRLNAGQTLGLQHAYPAFDQAAVSGGNQTTGLHAPPYPSGSSAGAPGLQVNFTFPNAAAATPTLLGKGAKQWRDGDWMCTNCNNHNYASRSKCNRCNTQKDASAQRVSVGQL; encoded by the exons ATGCGGGAACCGGAACTACGCGTTCAGATCGTTCTGCAACAGATGCAAGCAGCCACGGCTTCTGGTCGACACCAAAACTCCCGCCGATTCCAAATGGCTGCCCCGGATCGGAGACTGGATTTGCGTCG GGCCCTGGGAGTACCAgaacaaaatatgaatattgGATTATTGAGCAATGTAGCACTCCAGCAGTCACTATCTTTGGGCTCTAATTGGTCTTTAGGAGGGGCTGATAAATATGGAGTGCAGCCAGCTGATAAGTATGGAATTCAGCAGGCAAACCTATATGCGAACCAAGCAAACCCATTGCTGATGGTTCCTAAAGGATGGCGAAATGGTGACTGGATCTGCAGTTGTGGCTTTCACAACTATGCTTCTCGTGGTCAG TGCAAAAAATGCAATGCTTCTATGCCACCAG CATTGGGAACAAAGCGATTAGCATCTGATGAAGTTCATGACTGGGATAACAAAAGACTGAATGCAGGACAG ACACTTGGACTGCAGCATGCATACCCAGCATTTGATCAAGCAGCTGTTTCTGGTGGCAACCAAACAACTGGCTTACATGCCCCTCCCTATCCCAGTGGAAGCTCAGCAGGAGCTCCAGGTTTACAAGTCAATTTTACTTTTCCGAATGCAGCAGCAGCAACGCCTACACTCCTTGGCAAAGG AGCAAAGCAATGGCGTGATGGGGATTGGATGTGCACAAACTGCAACAATCACAATTATGCATCTCGATCCAAATGTAATAG GTGCAACACCCAGAAAGATGCATCTGCTCAGCGGGTCAGCGTCGGGCAGCTGTAA
- the LOC127799323 gene encoding RNA-binding protein involved in heterochromatin assembly dri1 isoform X2: MREPELRVQIVLQQMQAATASGRHQNSRRFQMAAPDRRLDLRREKCKKCGQPREVAAMPAIAMPGASLQTHPHYFARALGVPEQNMNIGLLSNVALQQSLSLGSNWSLGGADKYGVQPADKYGIQQANLYANQANPLLMVPKGWRNGDWICSCGFHNYASRGQCKKCNASMPPALGTKRLASDEVHDWDNKRLNAGQTLGLQHAYPAFDQAAVSGGNQTTGLHAPPYPSGSSAGAPGLQVNFTFPNAAAATPTLLGKGAKQWRDGDWMCTNCNNHNYASRSKCNRCNTQKDASAQRVSVGQL, encoded by the exons ATGCGGGAACCGGAACTACGCGTTCAGATCGTTCTGCAACAGATGCAAGCAGCCACGGCTTCTGGTCGACACCAAAACTCCCGCCGATTCCAAATGGCTGCCCCGGATCGGAGACTGGATTTGCGTCG AGAGAAGTGTAAAAAGTGCGGGCAACCAAGGGAGGTAGCAGCAATGCCAGCAATTGCAATGCCTGGAGCTTCTCTGCAAACTCATCCGCATTATTTTGCCAGGGCCCTGGGAGTACCAgaacaaaatatgaatattgGATTATTGAGCAATGTAGCACTCCAGCAGTCACTATCTTTGGGCTCTAATTGGTCTTTAGGAGGGGCTGATAAATATGGAGTGCAGCCAGCTGATAAGTATGGAATTCAGCAGGCAAACCTATATGCGAACCAAGCAAACCCATTGCTGATGGTTCCTAAAGGATGGCGAAATGGTGACTGGATCTGCAGTTGTGGCTTTCACAACTATGCTTCTCGTGGTCAG TGCAAAAAATGCAATGCTTCTATGCCACCAG CATTGGGAACAAAGCGATTAGCATCTGATGAAGTTCATGACTGGGATAACAAAAGACTGAATGCAGGACAG ACACTTGGACTGCAGCATGCATACCCAGCATTTGATCAAGCAGCTGTTTCTGGTGGCAACCAAACAACTGGCTTACATGCCCCTCCCTATCCCAGTGGAAGCTCAGCAGGAGCTCCAGGTTTACAAGTCAATTTTACTTTTCCGAATGCAGCAGCAGCAACGCCTACACTCCTTGGCAAAGG AGCAAAGCAATGGCGTGATGGGGATTGGATGTGCACAAACTGCAACAATCACAATTATGCATCTCGATCCAAATGTAATAG GTGCAACACCCAGAAAGATGCATCTGCTCAGCGGGTCAGCGTCGGGCAGCTGTAA